In the genome of Aspergillus luchuensis IFO 4308 DNA, chromosome 2, nearly complete sequence, one region contains:
- the fqzB gene encoding FAD-dependent monooxygenase fmqB (COG:C,H;~EggNog:ENOG410PMET;~InterPro:IPR003953,IPR036188;~SMCOG1087:hypothetical protein;~TransMembrane:1 (o20-39i);~antiSMASH:Cluster_2.5): MTFTPGVGPDGTAPPNSSGIHVIVVGLGVAGLTAAIECYRKGHRVTLFERSPVVKGVEGDGITIGANGSRVTAKWGDGAVHERMLPFRFLIEKIKVIEYTGYDLGEFELRGYNRGDGYTLNRGTLVTVMYEHARELGIDIRLNSPVTDYWETDDEGGVVVRGERFAADCVLCAEGVHSKGREKITGEQLVSWETGWSAFRGCLNTDAVAADPATRWALDNAEKYDQTVGWVSDDIHFALWRGRKGKELFWYCTHENEYAAEEGWDGSTDVVENVLDTIKDWPVRPQLEPLIRKGKGGWYVDQKLVTREPMQTWLSPRRRMMVIGDASHAALPSSGQGASQAIEDGAVLAIALELSGKQDVPLALSVGLAIRHARASVIQRGAPLILKSMMKTTCKDLRKDLSGVTPPHPSWIFDHDCQEYTYREFAKAANSILTGQPYQPTNVPADGGVSTRV, translated from the exons ATGACTTTCACGCCTGGAGTTGGCCCGGATGGGACTGCACCGCCTAACTCCTCCGGAATTcatgttattgttgttggcctCGGTGTGGCCGGTTTAACAGCGGCTATTGAGTGTTATCGAAAGGGCCACAGGGTTACCCTTTTCGAAAGATCCCCGGTAGTGAAAGGGGTTG AGGGTGACGGCATCACCATTGGGGCGAACGGCTCACGCGTCACTGCTAAATGGGGTGACGGGGCTGTACATGAGCGAATGTTACCTTTCCGGTTCCTtatcgagaagatcaaggtcatCGAGTATACAGGCTATGACTTGGGTGAGTTTGAGCTCCGTGGGTATAACCGAGGTGACGGATATACCCTCAATCGAGGCACGTTGGTTACGGTCATGTATGAGCATGCGCGCGAACTTGGGATTGACATCCGTCTAAACTCTCCTGTGACTGACTACTGGGAGACGGACGACGAAGGAGGTGTTGTGGTCCGCGGGGAGCGCTTTGCAGCAGACTGTGTCCTCTGTGCAGAAGGTGTGCACAGTAAGGGCAGGGAGAAAATTACTGGAGAACAGCTTGTTTCATGGGAGACTGGCTGGTCCGCATTCCGAGGCTGCTTGAATACGGATGCGGTAGCGGCTGATCCTGCAACCCGATGGGCCCTTGATAACGCTGAGAAATATGATCAGACAGTTGGCTGGGTATCAGACGATATTCACTTCGCGctgtggagagggagaaagggaaaggagctTTTCTGGTACTGTACCCATGAG AACGAGTACGCTGCGgaagagggatgggatggtagTACAGACGTGGTTGAGAACGTCCTTGACACCATCAAGGATTGGCCTGTGCGCCCGCAGTTGGAGCCACTCAttcggaaagggaagggaggttGGTATGTCGATCAGAAGTTGGTGACAAGGGAGCCAATGCAGACTTGGCTGTCTCCTCGTCGAAGGATGATGGTTATCGGCGATGCCTCCCATGCCGCTCTTCCATCTAGTGGCCAAGGGGCCAGTCAGGCAATTGAAGATGGCGCGGTTTTGGCAATTGCACTGGAGCTAAGTGGAAAACAAGATGTTCCTTTGGCTCTGTCTGTCGGACTGGCGATCAG ACACGCACGGGCATCTGTGATCCAACGTGGGGCGCCACTAATCTTGAAATCCATGATGAAGACTACCTGCAAAGATTTGCGGAAGGATCTAAGTGGCGTTACTCCTCCGCATCCAAGTTGGATTTTTGACCATGACTGTCAAGAGTATACTTATCGCGAGTTTGCAAAGGCTGCCAACTCCATTCTCACTGGCCAACCCTATCAGCCCACCAATGTCCCAGCAGATGGGGGTGTATCGACTAGAGTATAA
- a CDS encoding uncharacterized protein (COG:S;~EggNog:ENOG410Q2BF;~antiSMASH:Cluster_2.5), whose product MVQGNGRNDGGSSSREYGMNFEVAPPTTVPLGVPVTLPVIVGVRPVGNPRGVQQLVAHASLRNEAGTAPASGLTGVLTSSVRSRNGNGTSGYARFGPLKFTQPGRYRMRVMLGAASFNGVTTKEYVESGIIQVQAGAATPRPSKSHRYCSISQLTHFQHPLRSQSYRP is encoded by the coding sequence ATGGTTCAAGGAAACGGAAGGAACGATGGCGGAAGCTCCAGCCGTGAATATGGCATGAACTTTGAGGTTGCGCCTCCTACAACAGTTCCCCTTGGCGTACCAGTGACGCTACCAGTAATTGTGGGGGTCCGACCTGTGGGTAACCCACGAGGAGTGCAACAATTGGTTGCGCATGCCTCGCTGAGGAATGAAGCAGGCACCGCTCCAGCTTCAGGACTCACAGGCGTACTTACATCTAGCGTGCGCAGTCGCAATGGCAACGGCACCAGCGGATACGCTCGATTTGGGCCTCTCAAATTCACACAGCCTGGTCGCTATCGGATGCGGGTTATGCTAGGAGCGGCCTCTTTCAACGGCGTCACCACGAAAGAATATGTTGAATCGGGTATTATTCAAGTACAGGCAGGCGCTGCTACACCACGTCCGAGTAAGTCCCATCGTTACTGTAGTATCTCACAGCTAACCCATTTCCAGCACCCACTCAGGTCTCAAAGCTACAGACCCTAA
- a CDS encoding non-ribosomal peptide synthetase (COG:I;~EggNog:ENOG410PWDM;~InterPro:IPR000873,IPR020845,IPR009081,IPR036736, IPR020806,IPR023213,IPR042099,IPR010071,IPR001242;~PFAM:PF00501,PF00668,PF00550;~SMCOG1002:AMP-dependent synthetase and ligase;~antiSMASH:Cluster_2.5;~go_function: GO:0003824 - catalytic activity [Evidence IEA];~go_function: GO:0031177 - phosphopantetheine binding [Evidence IEA]), translated as MYRQSPNMTDKNDETGSRGSQHDSCLLHNLSTNLKSTGTTLSVSEYQDCQRNQSPFQDLKIAWSILLSKYVNTSRVLFGAISDSGTLEEWRASVNEEAHIPQAISLYKVRDRENGELCSDCCCNTFLLENIGLKAIERLAQVKKHVDLTIGIDYSKSRFRICIYSQESFLDQDHAELLNSALIHTLKSLQSTLHLKSIDQISDLQRRQLDRWNRAAPTGPLGDTIHNCIERQCLRRPEAEAVCAWDGSFSYGELDLLSSEVRDNLYARNVLPGVIIPLLFEKSKWTVVAMLGVLKAGAAFVAIDPSFPQARVQAICHDVKAPVILCSSKQEFSISNLNHKTITVPVTSPGILSTQTQEEYPSASDPNQPAYIAYTSGSTGTPKGIIISHGNFCTNMALSSPLQKLSDSSRVLQFASYAFDVSIHETLTPLMVGGSVCIPSESQRVDNLQQVILDLRVNWIELVPSVARLLDFSAIPEVKTLVVGGETMRASDISRWAGQLHLTQAYGPAECTVVSTIKSGLSQVSDPRNIGYSVAGSAWIVEPENHSKLVPIGAVGELVIGGPIVGGGYLDQPEQTAQAFISSVPWSKRPETYYKTGDLARQNSDGSIVYMGRKDTQVKIRGQRVELGEIEHQVHEIWSDITPIAEVVRIGNRDPILVLFVGPIAPDSNKASNDEDLLMKPDTQFWERAQIMQSALREVLPRYMVPDVFVRIQRLPLMPSGKVDRKLLRNTMSRLSDKDLQELRNMTHPSEHPIESSEILHAYIAQMFSDVLGLPRDHIGVSANFFHLGGDSALAIALVNEARLRHSIIITVASIFENPTVAALAQSIKTSPVEPVSCQQIIPFSLMDGEGEYFRGLAASKCGVIPEDIEDIYPCTPLQERLMAWTASKPGAFRANFDLSLPSSIDWRKLNNALRTVIRAYPILRTRIVLISESLRLSRGLQVVVREDIAWNDATTTCQNEENTMFPGTPLFYCYTVHEPGSRLKLTLHHALFDLWSYSHIIDAVETAYNGTQIVTSPFVPFIKHLLDLDDFAAKSFWTGEFDDLAAVPFPAKVPPGHIPRNVARCVHSFCLRRCNENEITLSTACRLAWALVVACHTGSLDVVYGVTVTGRNSSETASIVGPTITTFPLRVLLHSDEKIYKALKDLQKHALRIMPYEHFGVHRMRQRSSEAVSASQFQSLLVVQPARPTLPNERSHSLLKLMEVDALEQQTDTNFATQVLTIICEYAEDTMKLRGVFDPEVIPPEKVKGYLHQMGDFLNLILSSSSDTVGDLLRKTTEYIGPDVNEERQVLNEVERAAQTLLGEETPLKTEWVIPIDTNTPKLVLFVGCNDGSCVNHSCVFKFPDIDTRARLHKAMTQLQTTLSDTMTSIICLPVPVSHESVGLPSKADLKKEASKLPLKILQSYMCPQEAHVITAKSTTDIQSRLRRIMGVILHIDIDDVGLHDSFFTLGGDSILAMQVVAQCRDENIYITAHDIFDATTIHRLALRASPSSENNSAAIKDTSLLPDRYQDIAAFEANMKQLDKLPRSAKVEDVYPCTDPHMGLLRKMSSSFHLSYTIWEVTANDVSIDIERLLLAWNSVSKRHAALRTILMEDFGSEHHVVLGNCPTEAKVLRQLSSNDLSTALRESHLDNQQSQVTPYRLTIYQSDADQVLCRLEGSHAFLDASSVLILLRELSMAYRGLPFPAPAPSYHSWVTYLDNWRRNSQHLDYWRQRLSGISQCLFPTKSIDCLCRDNCTTSRLQYVVNTLVDTNILQRFCSKYEVTITNVLQLSWALVLQEYCQLSDVCFGTTISGRDAPIDGVQDMVGSIFNVLPCRFLLDAESSFLETLKWSQKSTLEDRSHQFCSLVDLEGFLLPGNQDQPLFNTCLSVESALSNDTGGLSFRPIETHEETHNDILVVVTAQPDKTEAQLMYWSHLMNEKQALEVTEALRKCLMGILENPHLKLSNRSTPRNTIRSSSS; from the exons ATGTACCGTCAAAGTCCCAACATGACTGACAAGAACGACGAGACCGGATCACGTGGATCCCAGCATGACTCGTGCTTGCTACACAATCTTAGCACTAACTTGAAATCGACTGGAACAACGCTTTCCGTCTCTGAATACCAAGATTGCCAAAGAAACCAATCGCCATTCCAAGACTTGAAAATTGCCTGGTCTATTCTCCTTTCCAAGTATGTCAACACCTCTAGGGTACTATTCGGAGCCATCTCGGATAGCGGCACCTTGGAGGAATGGAGGGCATCGGTAAACGAAGAGGCGCATATTCCGCAGGCTATCTCCTTATATAAAGTACGTGATCGGGAAAATGGAGAGCTGTGCTCTGATTGTTGCTGCAACACGTTCCTCCTTGAGAATATTGGACTCAAGGCCATCGAAAGATTGGCTCAAGTAAAG AAACATGTCGATCTTACTATCGGGATAGACTATTCGAAGTCCCGCTTCCGAATATGCATATACAGTCAAGAATCGTTTCTGGATCAAGATCACGCAGAACTGTTGAACTCAGCCTTGATTCACACGTTAAAAAGCCTGCAGTCTACACTTCATCTAAAGTCCATAGACCAGATCAGTGACTTGCAGCGACGCCAGCTCGATAGATGGAACAGAGCGGCGCCGACAGGACCACTGGGTGACACGATTCATAATTGTATTGAGCGACAGTGTCTCAGGCGGCCCGAAGCTGAAGCCGTTTGTGCCTGGGATGGGTCATTCTCCTACGGGGAATTGGATTTGTTATCGTCGGAGGTTCGTGATAACTTATATGCGAGAAATGTGCTGCCTGGAGTGATAATTCCATTACTTTTTGAGAAGTCAAAGTGGACAGTGGTGGCAATGCTGGGTGTGCTCAAAGCTGGAGCTGCTTTTGTCGCCATTGACCCATCATTTCCCCAAGCTCGGGTGCAAGCCATTTGTCATGATGTAAAGGCCCCGGTTATCCTGTGTTCCTCCAAGCAGGAATTCTCGATATCAAATCTGAACCATAAGACCATCACCGTTCCCGTCACTAGCCCCGGCATCCTTTCGACCCAAACCCAGGAGGAATATCCATCGGCATCTGACCCCAACCAGCCGGCGTACATTGCATACACCTCAGGTTCTACTGGGACCCCCAAGGGCATTATCATCAGCCATGGAAACTTCTGTACCAACATGGCTCTTAGCAGTCCCCTGCAGAAGCTGAGCGATTCCTCCCGTGTTTTACAATTCGCGTCATATGCATTCGATGTCAGCATCCATGAAACATTGACACCCCTAATGGTAGGGGGATCTGTGTGTATCCCTTCAGAATCTCAACGGGTGGATAACCTTCAGCAAGTGATTCTAGATCTTCGAGTGAACTGGATAGAGTTGGTGCCTTCTGTAGCACGACTCCTTGATTTCAGCGCTATACCTGAAGTTAAGACCCTCGTCGTCGGTGGGGAAACTATGCGTGCTTCGGATATTTCCCGATGGGCAGGTCAACTACACCTAACCCAGGCGTATGGCCCAGCAGAATGTACTGTAGTCTCCACAATTAAATCAGGGCTCAGCCAGGTTAGTGATCCTCGTAATATTGGGTACAGTGTTGCAGGATCAGCCTGGATAGTTGAGCCCGAAAACCATTCGAAGCTTGTACCCATTGGAGCAGTAGGAGAGCTCGTCATCGGTGGCCCGatagttggtggtggatacTTGGACCAACCAGAGCAAACAGCACAAGCATTCATCTCCAGCGTTCCATGGTCAAAGAGGCCCGAAACCTACTATAAAACCGGCGACTTGGCGCGGCAGAACTCCGATGGCAGCATTGTTTACATGGGAAGAAAGGATACACAGGTCAAGATTCGAGGGCAACGAGTCGAGCTTGGGGAGATCGAACATCAAGTTCATGAGATATGGTCTGACATCACTCCAATTGCTGAGGTTGTCAGAATAGGGAACCGTGATCCAATTTTGGTACTGTTCGTTGGACCGATCGCCCCGGATTCGAACAAAGCATCGAATGATGAGGATCTACTCATGAAACCCGATACACAATTTTGGGAGAGGGCACAGATTATGCAGTCTGCCCTTCGTGAAGTACTTCCCAGGTATATGGTTCCAGATGTCTTCGTTCGAATCCAAAGGTTACCATTGATGCCCTCTGGGAAGGTCGATCGAAAGTTGCTGCGCAACACTATGTCCCGGTTATCTGACAAAGATCTACAGGAGCTGCGGAATATGACGCATCCCAGTGAACATCCTATCGAATCATCTGAGATTCTTCATGCCTATATCGCCCAAATGTTCTCAGATGTACTTGGACTACCTCGGGACCACATCGGAGTCAGCGCGAACTTCTTTCATCTTGGTGGGGATTCAGCTCTCGCCATTGCTTTGGTGAATGAAGCACGTCTTAGGcacagtatcatcatcaccgttgCCTCTATTTTTGAAAACCCCACCGTCGCCGCGTTAGCTCAAAGCATCAAGACAAGCCCGGTGGAGCCCGTATCCTGTCAGCAAATAATTCCATTCTCATTGATGGATGGCGAAGGGGAATATTTTCGCGGTCTTGCTGCAAGCAAATGTGGCGTCATTCCGGAAGACATTGAAGACATCTATCCTTGTACGCCCCTCCAGGAGCGTCTTATGGCCTGGACAGCAAGCAAGCCTGGAGCTTTTCGAGCGAATTTCGATCTCAGTCTTCCGTCAAGTATCGACTGGCGAAAGTTAAACAATGCGTTACGCACGGTCATTCGAGCTTATCCAATTTTGAGGACAAGAATAGTCCTTATTTCTGAATCTCTTCGACTCTCCCGCGGGCTTCAAGTTGTCGTCCGGGAAGACATAGCATGGAATGATGCGACGACAACCTGCcaaaatgaagaaaataCCATGTTCCCAGGAACACCTCTCTTTTATTGTTATACTGTGCATGAGCCTGGTTCTAGACTGAAGCTGACTCTGCATCATGCGCTCTTTGATTTGTGGTCTTACAGTCATATCATAGATGCCGTGGAAACTGCATACAACGGGACGCAGATTGTGACGTCTCCATTTGTCCCTTTCATTAAACATCTTTTAGACTTGGATGATTTTGCCGCAAAATCATTTTGGACAGGTGAGTTCGACGATTTGGCAGCAGTTCCTTTTCCAGCCAAGGTGCCCCCGGGCCATATTCCCCGAAACGTCGCGAGGTGTGTCCATAGCTTTTGTCTTCGAAGGTGCAACGAAAATGAAATTACTCTGTCGACTGCATGTCGCCTTGCATGGGCCCTCGTAGTGGCCTGTCATACAGGATCATTGGATGTCGTGTATGGGGTGACCGTCACGGGCCGCAACAGCTCCGAGACTGCTAGCATTGTCGGGCCTACCATCACCACGTTCCCCCTTCGCGTCCTTCTACATAGCGAcgaaaagatatataaagcatTGAAGGATTTACAGAAGCATGCCTTAAGAATAATGCCTTACGAGCATTTTGGGGTTCATCGGATGCGACAACGCAGTTCTGAAGCCGTCAGTGCTAGCCAGTTCCAGAGCTTGCTTGTTGTCCAGCCAGCAAGGCCAACTTTGCCCAACGAACGTTCTCATAGCCTATTGAAACTGATGGAAGTAGACGCATTAGAACAACAGACTGATACTAACTTTGCGACCCAAGTTCTTACGATCATATGCGAATACGCAGAGGACACTATGAAACTGAGGGGCGTGTTTGATCCTGAAGTGATCCCTCCTGAAAAAGTTAAAGGATACCTGCATCAGATGGGCGACTTTTTGAACTTGATTCTTAGTTCGTCATCAGATACTGTGGGTGATTTACTGCGAAAGACCACCGAATACATCGGCCCTGATGTGAACGAAGAACGCCAGGTACTGAATGAAGTAGAACGAGCGGCTCAAACGCTTCTGGGAGAAGAAACCCCGCTAAAAACAGAATGGGTTATTCCCATCGATACGAATACACCGAAGCTAGTCTTGTTTGTCGGGTGTAATGACGGCTCGTGCGTTAACCATTCATGTGTCTTCAAGTTCCCGGACATTGATACTAGGGCCCGCTTGCATAAGGCTATGACACAGCTTCAGACTACTCTTTCAGATACAATGACGTCCATTATTTGCCTTCCAGTACCTGTGTCCCATGAGTCCGTTGGACTTCCCAGCAAAGCTGATTTGAAAAAAGAGGCATCGAAACTGCCGTTGAAAATTTTGCAATCATACATGTGTCCACAGGAAGCCCATGTTATCACGGCGAAGTCCACGACCGACATACAGTCAAGGTTACGCCGCATAATGGGTGTTATCTTGCATATTGACATAGATGACGTTGGTCTCCACGATAGCTTCTTCACCCTAGGCGGTGATTCAATTTTGGCAATGCAAGTCGTTGCGCAGTGCCGTGacgagaatatatatatcactGCTCACGATATTTTTGATGCCACGACGATACACCGTCTTGCCTTAAGAGCGTCTCCGTCGTCAGAAAACAATTCTGCAGCCATTAAGGATACATCGTTGCTTCCTGATAGATATCAGGACATTGCAGCATTTGAAGCCAATATGAAACAGTTGGATAAGCTACCGAGATCTGCCAAGGTAGAGGATGTGTACCCTTGCACTGATCCTCACATGGGACTGCTCCGGAAGATGAGCTCCTCATTTCATCTATCTTACACGATCTGGGAAGTTACTGCTAACGATGTATCGATTGACATTGAACGCTTGCTTCTCGCTTGGAATTCAGTTTCTAAGCGCCATGCTGCGCTGCGAACAATCTTGATGGAAGATTTTGGTTCAGAACACCATGTTGTGCTGGGGAATTGCCCCACAGAAGCTAAGGTTTTGCGGCAACTGAGTTCCAATGATCTCAGTACCGCTCTACGCGAATCACACCTAGACAATCAGCAGAGCCAAGTCACACCCTACAGGCTCACGATCTACCAGTCTGATGCCGATCAGGTTCTGTGCAGACTTGAAGGCAGCCACGCGTTTCTTGATGCAAGCTCGGTGCTGATCCTTCTCCGTGAGCTATCTATGGCATATCGTGGATTACCTTTTCCCGCCCCAGCACCGTCATACCACTCATGGGTGACATATCTGGATAATTGGAGAAGAAATAGTCAACATCTCGATTATTGGCGACAGAGGCTCAGCGGGATATCGCAATGCCTTTTCCCGACGAAATCCATAGATTGCCTTTGCCGAGATAACTGCACTACTTCTCGGCTCCAGTACGTAGTTAACACACTCGTTGACACCAATATTCTGCAACGCTTCTGCAGCAAGTACGAAGTGACGATAACAAACGTTCTCCAACTATCATGGGCACTGGTATTGCAAGAATACTGTCAATTGAGCGATGTCTGTTTTGGAACGACGATCTCTGGACGCGATGCACCGATTGATGGAGTTCAAGACATGGTCGGCTCGATCTTCAATGTTCTTCCATGTCGATTTCTTCTGGACGCAGAGTCCTCTTTCTTAGAGACACTAAAGTGGAGCCAGAAAAGCACTCTCGAGGACAGATCGCATCAATTTTGCTCACTTGTGGACCTTGAGGGTTTTTTGCTACCAGGAAACCAGGATCAGCCACTGTTCAATACATGTCTGTCAGTGGAGAGCGCACTGTCCAATGATACGGGAGGGCTTTCCTTTCGACCGATAGAGACGCATGAAGAGACACAT AATGATattcttgttgttgtgacCGCCCAACCTGACAAGACTGAAGCTCAACTTATGTACTGGTCACATCTAATGAACGAAAAGCAAGCCCTGGAAGTAACTGAGGCGCTTCGGAAATGTTTAATGGGGATCTTGGAAAACCCTCATTTGAAGTTATCCAACCGTTCGACGCCGCGCAATACCATTCGCTCATCCAGTAGCTGA
- a CDS encoding mitochondrial 54S ribosomal protein mL60 (COG:J;~EggNog:ENOG410PSNW;~InterPro:IPR016340;~PFAM:PF09784;~antiSMASH:Cluster_2.5): protein MMFKPSSPLFSGLLWKIPWRLSQPQKARQRKRLRGVDRVVDTVSAALERNGYTTKAVERWYREMPREEEMLPKDKYTLFDKKEKKYRKGIHKLPKWTRVSQRVNPPGF from the exons ATGATGTTCAAGCCCTCTTCGCCGCTCTTCTCGGGTCTTCTTTG GAAGATTCCGTGGCGCCTCTCCCAACCCCAGAAGGCTCGTCAGAGGAAGCGCCTCCGTGGCGTTGACCGGGTTGTCGACACTGTCTCCGCCGCGCTGGAGCGCAATGGATACACCACCAAGGCCGTCGAGCGCTGGTACAGGGAAATGCCTcgcgaggaggagatgctgcCCAAGGACAAGTACACGCTGTttgacaagaaggagaagaagtaccGCAAGGGCATTCACA AGCTACCGAAGTGGACCCGTGTCAGCCAGAGAGTGAACCCCCCGGGTTTCTAA
- a CDS encoding tafazzin (COG:I;~EggNog:ENOG410PGF9;~InterPro:IPR000872,IPR002123;~PFAM:PF01553;~antiSMASH:Cluster_2.5;~go_function: GO:0016746 - transferase activity, transferring acyl groups [Evidence IEA];~go_process: GO:0006644 - phospholipid metabolic process [Evidence IEA]), whose product MSRSTDSGGATADAPSLPWRALSSTTIFGVAALCRSFLYLCSRPQANGLDQFLDLLDSRSDPSQRTRGLLTVSNHTSVMDDPIMWGFLPMRYNFGLANWNKRWGFGSHDICYQTRPLALFFTMGQVLPTHRSAHSQYGGLAQPVVTQAIRLLSKGPFPADPHLAVPERQSWSLQNVCVDPFSDLPTAYTTDGHDSHLSPSSYACNSYSWFHIFPEGKIHQAPNKTMRYFKWGVARLILEASECPDVVPIWLEGFDQVMHESREFPRFLPRVGKEVSVTFGQKVDREAVFGEYRRRWQKIKAKAERIAPETRDLPFGVLNDQLLYDPEAVELRKEVTKQVRDLVLDVRRTRGLSDEDPKEGLVETWIQEGPKREGKMDDDSWVRDI is encoded by the exons ATGTCGCGCTCTACGGACTCTGGCGGCGCAACGGCCGATGCGCCCTCGCTTCCCTGGAGGGCATtgtcctccaccaccatctttgGGGTTGCAGCATTATGCCGCTCATTTCTGTACCTCTGCAGTCGGCCACAGGCGAATGGATTGGATCAAtttctcgacctcctcgactCGAGGAGTGATCCCTCGCAAAGAACGAGAGGCTTGCTCACCG TTTCGAACCATACCAGCGT GATGGATGATCCGATCATGTGGGGATTTCTACCGATGCGCTATAACTTCGGACTTGCGAATTGGAATAAGCGATGGGGGTTTGGAAGCCACGACATCTGTTATCAGACTAG GCCGTTAGCCCTTTTCTTCACAATGGGCCAAGTCCTGCCGACACATCGATCGGCCCATTCGCAATATGGCGGCCTCGCCCAGCCCGTCGTCACCCAGGCTATCCGACTCCTGTCGAAGGGGCCATTCCCCGCTGACCCTCATCTCGCTGTCCCCGAACGTCAATCGTGGAGTCTACAGAATGTATGCGTCGATCCGTTTTCCGATCTCCCCACAGCCTACACCACCGATGGGCATGACTCTCACCTATCGCCGTCCTCTTACGCCTGCAATTCGTATTCTTGGTTCCATATATTCCCAGAGGGAAAGATCCACCAAGCACCGAACAAGACTATGCGCTACTTCAAATGGGGTGTGGCACGACTGATCCTCGAGGCTAGCGAATGCCCGGATGTTGTGCCGATCTGGCTTGAGGGCTTCGATCAGGTCATGCACGAAAGCCGCGAATTCCCACGGTTTCTGCCTCGTGTCGGAAAGGAGGTCAGCGTTACGTTCGGACAGAAAGTGGATAGGGAGGCAGTTTTCGGGGAATACAGAAGACGTTGgcagaagatcaaggccaaggcggAACGCATAGCCCCCGAGACTCGCGATCTTCCCTTTGGAGTGCTAAACGACCAGCTCTTATATGACCCTGAAGCAGTTGAGCTGCGAAAGGAGGTCACTAAGCAGGTCCGGGATCTCGTCCTTGATGTCCGACGGACGAGAGGATTGTCAGACGAAGACCCGAAGGAAGGCCTAGTGGAGACATGGATACAAGAGGGCCCTAAGCGTGAGGGTAAGATGGACGATGATTCATGGGTCCGCGATATTTGA